One Polaribacter sp. SA4-12 genomic window carries:
- the rlmF gene encoding 23S rRNA (adenine(1618)-N(6))-methyltransferase RlmF: MKEKGLHPKNNFKNGYNFDELIVKNPALKEFVAKNEFGTVTIDFSNPEGVRELNKALICSLDKISNWNFPKENLCPPIPGRLDYIHYLADLLSFKGEAKILDIGTGATCIYPLLGVSAYDWNFVATDIDLDSLDIAQDIIDDNKLRGKIELRQQLKEENILKGIIVDGDSFTAVMCNPPFYKSAEEAQGANGRKSKNLGNNAVRNFAGNNNELWYIGGEKAFLHNYLYESSLYRTSSKWFTSLVSKKDNVKSLEKSSKKLGATEFKVIPMQQGNKVTRIVAWKF; this comes from the coding sequence ATGAAAGAAAAAGGCCTACACCCAAAGAATAATTTCAAAAATGGATATAATTTTGATGAGTTAATTGTCAAAAACCCAGCATTAAAAGAGTTTGTTGCTAAAAACGAGTTTGGTACTGTAACCATAGATTTTTCAAATCCAGAAGGAGTAAGAGAGCTTAATAAAGCTTTAATATGTTCTTTAGATAAAATTTCTAATTGGAATTTTCCTAAAGAAAATTTATGTCCTCCAATTCCAGGACGTTTAGATTATATTCATTATTTGGCAGATTTACTTTCATTTAAAGGTGAAGCTAAAATTTTAGATATCGGTACAGGAGCAACGTGTATTTATCCACTTTTAGGTGTTTCTGCTTACGATTGGAACTTCGTAGCAACAGACATCGATTTAGATTCTTTAGATATTGCTCAAGATATTATTGATGATAATAAATTGAGAGGAAAAATTGAATTACGTCAACAATTAAAAGAAGAAAATATTTTAAAAGGTATTATCGTTGATGGAGATTCTTTTACAGCTGTAATGTGTAATCCGCCTTTTTATAAATCGGCAGAAGAAGCACAAGGAGCAAATGGTAGAAAATCTAAAAATTTAGGAAACAACGCTGTTAGAAACTTTGCTGGTAACAATAACGAATTATGGTACATTGGTGGAGAAAAAGCCTTTTTACATAATTATTTATATGAAAGTTCTTTATACAGAACGTCTAGTAAATGGTTTACAAGTTTAGTTTCTAAGAAAGACAATGTAAAAAGTTTAGAAAAGTCATCTAAGAAATTAGGTGCTACTGAATTTAAAGTAATTCCGATGCAACAAGGAAATAAAGTAACTAGAATTGTAGCTTGGAAGTTTTAG
- the bshC gene encoding bacillithiol biosynthesis cysteine-adding enzyme BshC gives MKVTHIPFKNTGFFSKTMLDYLEKNVEIQPFYNNFPDISGFHNQIEEKQKSFRLQSRLVLVDALRNQYKDFTVSEKTNDYIDSLKKQNTFTVTTGHQLNLFTGPLYFLYKILSTINLCEELSEKFPEQNFVPIYWMATEDHDFEEINYFNFDGKKVLWNREDGGAVGRFSTDGLEDVFDVFSNHLGNSRNAAFIRNLFSEGYLKHNNLADATRYIANELFSEYGLVIIDGDDANLKQLFNPIVKDELENQTSFKAVSKTITALEKNYKIQVNPREINLFYLGDDFRERIIFEDGIYKVNNTAITFSKAEILKEVDENPKAFSPNVIMRPLYQEVILPNLCYLGGGGEMAYWLELKDYFEEVQIPFPILLLRNSVQVVSEKQVSKLKKLNISFEELFLKQYDLLSNKVIENSEIKVNFDAKIQFLEKQFLELKEIAKQTDVSFGNAVNAQERKQVKGLQNLQKRLLKAEKKRQKDLVDRITQLQNEILPNQSLEERQRNFSEYYLEYGSSFIKALKGALKPLQLEFTVLEL, from the coding sequence ATGAAAGTAACACATATTCCTTTTAAAAACACGGGATTTTTCTCTAAAACAATGTTAGATTATTTAGAGAAGAATGTAGAGATCCAACCTTTTTACAACAACTTTCCAGATATTTCTGGTTTCCATAATCAGATAGAAGAGAAGCAAAAATCATTTCGTTTACAATCGAGATTGGTGTTAGTTGATGCTTTAAGAAATCAGTATAAAGACTTTACCGTTTCTGAAAAAACGAATGATTATATTGATAGTTTAAAGAAACAAAATACCTTTACAGTAACTACTGGTCACCAATTAAACCTTTTTACTGGACCTTTATATTTCTTATATAAAATTCTTTCTACCATTAATTTGTGTGAAGAATTATCAGAAAAATTTCCTGAGCAAAATTTTGTTCCAATTTATTGGATGGCAACAGAAGATCATGATTTTGAAGAAATTAATTATTTTAATTTCGACGGTAAAAAAGTATTGTGGAATAGAGAAGATGGGGGAGCAGTAGGGAGATTTTCGACAGATGGTTTAGAAGACGTTTTTGATGTTTTTTCGAATCATTTAGGAAATTCTAGAAATGCAGCATTTATAAGAAACTTGTTTTCTGAAGGATATTTAAAACATAATAATTTAGCCGATGCAACGCGTTACATTGCAAATGAATTGTTTAGTGAATACGGTTTGGTCATTATTGATGGTGATGATGCTAATTTAAAGCAATTATTTAATCCGATTGTAAAAGACGAATTAGAAAACCAAACTTCTTTTAAAGCAGTTTCTAAAACAATTACAGCTTTAGAAAAAAACTATAAAATTCAAGTAAACCCAAGAGAGATTAATTTGTTTTATTTGGGTGATGATTTTAGAGAACGCATCATTTTTGAAGACGGAATTTATAAAGTTAACAATACAGCGATTACTTTTTCGAAAGCTGAAATTTTAAAAGAGGTTGATGAAAACCCGAAAGCTTTTTCGCCAAACGTAATTATGAGACCTTTGTATCAAGAAGTTATTTTACCAAACCTTTGTTATTTAGGTGGAGGAGGAGAAATGGCGTATTGGTTAGAGTTGAAGGATTATTTTGAAGAAGTTCAAATTCCTTTTCCTATTTTATTGTTACGTAATTCTGTTCAAGTCGTTTCTGAAAAACAAGTAAGTAAGCTTAAAAAGTTAAATATTTCTTTTGAAGAGCTGTTTTTAAAGCAATATGATTTATTGTCAAATAAAGTAATTGAAAACTCTGAGATTAAGGTTAACTTTGACGCCAAGATTCAGTTCTTAGAAAAGCAGTTTTTAGAATTGAAAGAAATTGCAAAACAAACCGATGTTTCTTTTGGAAATGCAGTAAATGCACAAGAAAGAAAACAAGTTAAAGGATTGCAAAATCTGCAAAAACGTTTGTTAAAAGCAGAGAAAAAAAGACAAAAAGATTTAGTTGATAGAATTACTCAACTTCAAAATGAAATTTTACCAAACCAAAGTTTAGAAGAGCGACAACGTAACTTTTCTGAATATTATTTAGAGTATGGTTCTTCATTTATAAAAGCGTTAAAAGGTGCTTTAAAACCTTTACAATTAGAGTTTACAGTACTAGAATTATAA
- a CDS encoding class I SAM-dependent methyltransferase, translated as MTTNESDCKITDPDINYKKHWNTAYLTNSTEKLGWYEENSEQTLALIKETRISKRATILNVGSGSSTLIDNLLEAGFTNIIANDLSDESLDSLKNRVGDNNEIQFLVDDIISPTKLNELKNIDLWNDRAVLHFFLKDEETSTYFNLLKKVLSPNGFVIIAVFAKNGAEKCCGLPLKRYDIDMLQKELGKEFELLKTFNYTFVNPFGGERPYIYTLFQRKN; from the coding sequence ATGACTACAAACGAAAGTGATTGTAAAATTACTGATCCAGACATCAATTATAAAAAACATTGGAATACCGCTTATTTAACTAATTCTACAGAAAAATTAGGTTGGTATGAAGAAAACTCAGAGCAAACTTTAGCGTTAATTAAAGAAACAAGAATCTCTAAAAGAGCTACAATTTTAAATGTAGGTTCAGGTTCATCTACGTTAATTGATAACTTATTAGAAGCAGGTTTTACCAATATCATTGCAAATGATCTTTCTGATGAATCTCTAGATTCTCTTAAAAACAGAGTTGGTGATAATAATGAAATTCAGTTTTTGGTTGATGATATCATAAGTCCAACTAAATTGAATGAATTAAAAAATATTGATTTATGGAATGATAGAGCAGTGCTACATTTCTTTTTAAAAGACGAAGAAACGTCAACATATTTTAACTTATTAAAGAAAGTTTTAAGTCCTAATGGGTTTGTTATTATCGCTGTTTTTGCAAAAAATGGAGCAGAAAAATGTTGTGGTTTACCGCTAAAAAGATATGATATAGATATGTTGCAAAAAGAGTTAGGAAAAGAGTTTGAACTCTTAAAAACGTTTAATTATACATTTGTAAATCCTTTTGGAGGAGAAAGACCTTATATTTACACACTGTTTCAAAGAAAGAATTAA
- a CDS encoding M14 family metallopeptidase: protein MKIKVLFITAFLTIGSLFSQTLQSPSEFLGYEIGARFTRHHKVVDYFKYVSSTLSNVKLEKYGETNEHRPLYVSYISSKENIADLENIRKNNLSQTGIISGNAKNKKAIVWLSYNVHGNEASSSEAAMLTLYELVTTKKAWLENTIVIIDPCLNPDGRDRYVNWYNQVKSTPFNTDQKGKEHVEPWPSGRPNHYLFDLNRDWAWATQVESEQRIAIYNKWMPHVHVDFHEQYINSPYYFAPAAAPFHEIISDWQRDFQVEVGKNHAKYFDKEGWLYFTKESFDLLYPSYGDTYPTYMGAIGMTYEQAGHGMAGLGINTDEGEVLTLKDRATHHLTTGLSTVEISSNNADKLNTEFVKFFDNNNFKYKSYVLKNENEDKTNRLKALLDTHEIKYENTKNGTVKGYDYSTQKDEKMTVSAADLVIHTNQSKGKMVKVLFEPKTQLVDSLTYDITSWSLPYAHGFKAIASKNKVSSSKSNQTNLITNTIDKNAYAYISKWNSLEDATFLGALLKADITPRFSEKPFSIAGKSYKRGTLIILRNDNRNNDFDVKLVDIANKHQREMAAVNSGFVSSGVDFGSASVKPINQQKIAVLSGKGTSSLNFGEVWHFFETQLQYPITNINSDAFGYLDYSKYDVIIIPSGSYRKVLTKTTLEKLKKWTRSGGTLIAIGNALNSFADNKEFSLKKKKSKKDSIKANLTPFADRERKSVANLITGSVFNSTLDNTHPLAFGYDKTYFSLKLSGTSYEYLKDGNNIGYFNENSKNISGYAGSMAVKNVPESLLFGEEKIGNGSIIYMVDNPLFRSFWENGKLFVANAVFLLNSDKLK, encoded by the coding sequence ATGAAAATTAAAGTCCTTTTTATCACTGCTTTCTTAACAATCGGAAGCTTATTTTCTCAAACTTTACAATCTCCTTCCGAGTTTTTAGGATATGAAATTGGTGCTCGTTTTACAAGACATCATAAGGTTGTAGACTATTTTAAATATGTAAGCAGTACTTTATCTAATGTGAAATTAGAAAAATATGGAGAAACCAATGAGCACAGACCTTTGTATGTGAGTTACATTTCTTCAAAAGAAAATATTGCGGATTTAGAGAATATCAGAAAAAATAATCTTTCTCAAACAGGTATCATTTCTGGAAATGCTAAAAATAAGAAAGCCATCGTTTGGTTAAGTTATAACGTTCATGGTAACGAAGCTTCTAGTTCAGAAGCAGCTATGTTAACACTTTACGAATTAGTAACTACAAAAAAAGCTTGGTTAGAAAATACAATTGTTATTATAGACCCTTGTTTAAATCCTGATGGAAGAGACCGTTATGTAAATTGGTACAATCAAGTAAAAAGTACACCTTTTAATACAGATCAAAAAGGAAAAGAACATGTAGAACCTTGGCCTTCTGGAAGACCAAATCATTATTTATTCGATTTAAATAGAGATTGGGCTTGGGCTACACAAGTAGAATCTGAACAAAGAATTGCTATTTATAACAAATGGATGCCACATGTTCATGTAGATTTTCACGAACAATACATAAATAGTCCTTATTATTTTGCTCCTGCAGCAGCACCTTTTCATGAAATTATTTCTGATTGGCAACGTGATTTTCAAGTAGAAGTAGGAAAAAATCACGCGAAGTATTTCGATAAAGAAGGTTGGTTATATTTTACAAAAGAAAGTTTCGATTTATTGTACCCAAGTTATGGAGACACGTACCCAACGTATATGGGTGCAATTGGCATGACCTACGAACAAGCTGGTCATGGAATGGCAGGATTAGGAATTAATACGGACGAAGGCGAAGTATTAACCTTAAAAGATAGAGCAACACATCATTTAACAACAGGTTTATCTACTGTAGAAATTTCTTCAAATAATGCTGATAAATTAAATACTGAATTCGTGAAATTCTTTGACAACAATAACTTTAAATACAAGAGTTATGTGTTAAAAAACGAAAATGAAGACAAAACAAATCGTTTAAAAGCATTATTAGATACGCATGAAATTAAATACGAAAACACTAAAAATGGAACCGTAAAAGGGTATGATTATTCAACTCAAAAAGATGAGAAAATGACTGTTTCTGCTGCCGATTTGGTGATTCATACAAATCAGTCAAAAGGAAAAATGGTAAAAGTATTGTTTGAACCTAAAACACAGTTAGTAGATTCTTTAACCTACGATATTACTTCTTGGTCTTTACCTTACGCTCATGGCTTTAAAGCAATTGCTTCTAAAAACAAGGTAAGTTCATCAAAAAGCAACCAAACAAATTTGATTACCAATACTATTGATAAAAACGCCTATGCATACATTTCTAAATGGAATAGTTTAGAAGATGCTACTTTTTTAGGTGCTTTATTAAAAGCTGATATTACACCTCGTTTTTCTGAAAAACCTTTTTCTATCGCAGGTAAATCTTATAAAAGAGGAACTTTAATTATTCTAAGAAATGATAATCGAAATAATGATTTTGATGTAAAATTAGTAGATATCGCAAACAAACATCAAAGAGAAATGGCTGCTGTAAATTCAGGATTTGTATCTTCTGGAGTAGATTTTGGTTCAGCTTCTGTAAAACCTATCAACCAACAAAAAATTGCAGTATTGTCTGGTAAAGGAACTTCTTCTTTAAATTTTGGTGAAGTTTGGCATTTCTTTGAAACTCAATTACAATACCCAATTACCAACATAAATTCTGATGCTTTTGGTTATTTAGACTATTCTAAATACGATGTAATTATAATACCTAGCGGTTCTTATCGTAAAGTATTAACAAAAACTACATTAGAGAAATTAAAAAAATGGACGCGTTCTGGTGGAACATTAATTGCTATAGGAAATGCATTAAATAGTTTTGCTGATAATAAAGAATTCTCTCTAAAAAAGAAAAAATCAAAAAAAGATTCGATAAAAGCAAACTTAACTCCCTTTGCAGATAGAGAGCGTAAAAGTGTTGCAAACTTAATTACTGGGAGTGTTTTTAATAGCACTTTAGACAATACACATCCTTTGGCTTTTGGTTATGATAAAACCTATTTTTCATTAAAATTAAGCGGAACTTCTTACGAGTATTTAAAAGACGGAAATAATATTGGGTACTTTAACGAAAATTCAAAAAACATTTCTGGTTATGCAGGTAGTATGGCTGTAAAAAATGTTCCTGAATCTTTATTATTTGGTGAAGAAAAAATTGGAAACGGAAGCATTATCTATATGGTAGACAATCCGTTATTTAGATCTTTTTGGGAAAACGGAAAACTATTTGTAGCCAATGCAGTTTTCCTTTTAAATTCTGATAAATTGAAGTAA
- a CDS encoding lipase family protein codes for MKTQISKEQRVTFSLSMLSSISSNYDPTQTSETIEEWTKKKTQEILTDPRIISDIGEWKIVWGPQVATGLKGISKNSMFIANSVDDPTKYIIAIAGTNPKSLYDWKVEDCAVEADEMVAWNKITLNKDSTNYGKISKGTYSGINILFNMKDTSTGKSFIEFISPLLNQKNSIKVTGHSLGGALSPSIALYINDEFSNPASINYNPNYASNVSCMSTAGPTPGDAVFAEHYNEIMATDSVRFWNTSDIVPHAWKDSLLKKIPSIYVPFGIEKTPFITNVTQRALTKSQGGEYTQLLGDGSPLDHEYIKVDNSLDPYKQFLAEAAQQHTTAYNELFQITDYMTKVIQEKTGSTK; via the coding sequence ATGAAAACTCAAATTAGCAAAGAACAAAGAGTAACTTTTTCCCTATCAATGTTATCTAGTATTAGTTCTAATTATGACCCAACACAAACATCAGAAACTATTGAAGAATGGACAAAAAAGAAAACACAAGAAATTCTAACTGACCCGAGAATAATTTCAGATATAGGTGAATGGAAAATTGTTTGGGGACCTCAAGTTGCTACTGGTTTAAAAGGGATTTCAAAAAACTCTATGTTTATTGCCAACTCTGTAGATGATCCAACAAAATATATTATTGCTATTGCAGGCACCAACCCTAAATCATTATATGATTGGAAAGTTGAAGATTGTGCTGTTGAAGCTGATGAAATGGTTGCATGGAATAAAATAACTCTAAATAAAGACAGTACTAATTATGGTAAAATATCAAAAGGAACTTATTCTGGGATAAATATTTTATTTAATATGAAAGATACTTCCACAGGTAAAAGCTTTATAGAGTTTATTAGCCCACTTTTAAACCAAAAAAATTCTATAAAAGTTACTGGTCATAGTTTAGGTGGTGCTTTATCACCTTCTATTGCATTATATATTAATGATGAATTTTCAAATCCTGCTTCTATAAATTATAATCCTAATTATGCTAGTAATGTTTCTTGTATGTCTACAGCTGGTCCAACACCTGGTGACGCCGTTTTTGCAGAACATTACAATGAAATAATGGCTACAGATTCAGTAAGATTTTGGAATACAAGTGATATTGTTCCTCATGCTTGGAAAGATTCTTTACTTAAGAAAATACCAAGCATATATGTTCCTTTTGGAATAGAAAAGACTCCTTTTATTACCAATGTTACACAACGTGCCTTAACAAAATCTCAAGGAGGTGAATACACACAATTGTTAGGTGATGGAAGTCCTTTAGATCATGAATATATTAAGGTAGATAATAGCTTAGATCCTTATAAACAATTTTTAGCAGAAGCTGCACAACAACATACAACAGCTTATAATGAATTGTTTCAAATAACCGATTATATGACAAAAGTAATACAAGAAAAAACAGGAAGTACTAAATAA
- a CDS encoding diphthine--ammonia ligase: MKKTYFNWSSGKDSALALYKILQDADYNVDLLVTTVNKDFNRVSMHGLRNELLFKQAESIGINLKTIEFPADVTMSLYSEIMKEAMDSLVEKEYSHTIFGDIFLEDLKAYRETKLAEVNIKGVYPLWKRDTKEILQEFLDLGFKAITVCVNAKLLGEEFVGRVIDEQFIKDLPENVDVCGENGEFHTFVFDGPIFKNPIDFTVGEKTLRSYTLHDNDDDNCYQAKKEDASHDTSFWYCDLT, from the coding sequence ATGAAAAAAACGTATTTTAATTGGAGTTCTGGTAAGGATTCTGCATTGGCACTTTATAAAATTTTACAAGATGCTGATTATAATGTAGATTTATTAGTCACCACTGTAAACAAAGATTTTAATAGAGTTTCTATGCATGGTCTTAGAAATGAGTTGTTATTTAAGCAAGCTGAATCTATTGGAATCAACTTAAAAACGATTGAGTTTCCTGCGGATGTTACCATGAGTTTGTATTCTGAAATCATGAAAGAAGCCATGGATTCTTTGGTTGAAAAAGAATATTCTCATACTATTTTTGGTGATATTTTTCTGGAAGATTTAAAAGCATACAGAGAAACCAAATTAGCAGAAGTAAATATTAAAGGCGTGTATCCGCTTTGGAAAAGAGATACAAAAGAAATATTACAAGAATTTTTAGACTTAGGTTTTAAAGCAATTACTGTTTGTGTAAATGCAAAGTTGTTAGGCGAGGAGTTTGTAGGTAGGGTTATAGATGAACAATTTATAAAAGACTTACCAGAAAATGTAGATGTTTGTGGGGAAAATGGTGAGTTTCACACCTTTGTTTTTGATGGGCCTATTTTTAAGAATCCAATTGATTTTACTGTAGGCGAAAAAACGCTTCGTTCATACACTTTGCATGACAATGATGATGACAATTGTTATCAAGCTAAAAAAGAAGATGCAAGCCACGATACAAGTTTTTGGTATTGTGATTTGACTTAG
- the rimO gene encoding 30S ribosomal protein S12 methylthiotransferase RimO, with translation MRTKTIKKNKINVVTLGCSKNIYDSEVLMGQLKANGKEVVHEDPEDDGNIVVINTCGFIGKAKEESIDTILHYAKRKEAGEIDKVFVSGCLSERYKPDLEKEITNVDQYFGTHDLPNLLQALEADYKHELIGERLTTTPKHYAYLKIAEGCDRPCSFCAIPLMRGKHVSTPIEDIVTEATKLAAKGIKEVMLIAQDLTYYGLDIYKKRSLADLLEALAKVEGIEWIRMHYAFPTGFPMDVLEVMKREPKVCNYLDIPLQHINTELLKSMKRGTTHEKTTALIHKFRETVPEMAIRTTLIVGYPGETEEMFQELKDWVEEMRFERMGAFEYSHEENTGAYVLEDDVPAEVKFQRVNEIMEIQSQISWELNQAKVGKTFRCLFDRKDGEFFYGRTESDSPDVDNDVIVDAKEHYIKVGEFIDIEIHEAGDYDLYGTPVVKQEKPIPLNQKRK, from the coding sequence ATGCGTACAAAAACCATCAAAAAAAATAAAATTAACGTTGTTACTTTAGGTTGTTCTAAGAACATTTACGATTCAGAAGTTTTAATGGGACAATTAAAAGCCAATGGAAAAGAGGTGGTTCATGAAGATCCAGAAGATGATGGTAACATTGTTGTAATCAATACTTGTGGATTTATTGGTAAAGCAAAAGAAGAATCTATTGATACTATTTTGCATTATGCGAAAAGAAAAGAAGCAGGTGAAATTGATAAAGTTTTTGTTTCTGGTTGTTTAAGTGAACGTTATAAACCAGATTTAGAAAAAGAGATTACAAACGTAGATCAGTATTTTGGTACGCACGATTTACCAAACTTATTACAAGCATTAGAAGCAGATTATAAGCACGAATTAATTGGTGAGCGTTTAACAACAACACCAAAACATTATGCATATTTAAAAATTGCAGAAGGTTGTGATAGACCTTGTTCATTTTGTGCAATTCCTTTAATGAGAGGGAAACATGTTTCTACTCCGATTGAAGATATTGTTACTGAAGCAACAAAATTAGCAGCAAAAGGAATTAAAGAAGTAATGTTAATCGCACAAGATTTAACGTATTACGGATTAGATATTTACAAGAAAAGGTCTCTAGCAGATTTACTTGAAGCGTTGGCAAAGGTTGAAGGAATTGAATGGATTCGTATGCATTATGCTTTTCCTACAGGTTTTCCAATGGATGTTTTAGAAGTGATGAAGCGTGAGCCTAAAGTATGTAACTATTTAGATATTCCTTTACAACACATTAATACTGAGTTGTTAAAATCTATGAAACGTGGTACAACGCATGAGAAAACGACTGCGTTAATTCATAAATTTAGAGAAACAGTGCCAGAAATGGCAATTAGAACTACGCTAATTGTTGGGTATCCTGGAGAAACAGAAGAAATGTTTCAAGAATTAAAAGATTGGGTAGAAGAAATGCGTTTTGAACGTATGGGCGCTTTCGAATATTCTCATGAAGAAAATACTGGAGCGTATGTTTTAGAAGATGATGTACCTGCAGAAGTTAAGTTTCAGAGAGTAAATGAAATTATGGAAATTCAATCTCAAATTTCTTGGGAATTGAATCAAGCAAAAGTAGGTAAGACTTTTAGATGCTTGTTTGATAGAAAGGACGGAGAGTTTTTCTACGGAAGAACAGAATCTGATTCACCAGATGTAGATAATGATGTTATTGTAGATGCTAAAGAACATTATATTAAAGTAGGTGAGTTTATCGATATTGAGATTCATGAAGCTGGAGATTACGATTTATATGGAACGCCAGTTGTGAAACAAGAAAAGCCAATTCCTTTAAATCAGAAAAGAAAATAA
- a CDS encoding amidase family protein, producing the protein MKKLLLLGCSLFFLMACNEKKATVFFKKYDETSALEMQQDHEKVRMQFKLIQSKYLDMNAVFKPFEKDLASFSEESYTSLKPLILEQDIPTLQKSIKKGKLSYEKLTLFYLYRIRKFESDSIKSLNAIIALNPNVVIEAREKDKNLKELSSDYSVYGMPILLKDNINTKEMPTTAGAIALAENKNTEDAFIVKKLKENGALILGKVNLSEWAYFFCSGCPLGYSAIGGQTLNPYGRKIFETGGSSAGSGVAVATNYAVAAVGTETSGSITSPSSQNSVVGLKPTIGVLSRSGIVPISSTLDTPGPMTKNVIDNAIFLDAMLGYDKEDSKSIKNKYDFNLFDAYEFNFVKTRIGVLKPLLTDSIYASTIEKIKKAGAEIVEITPPEITFDGFLTLLNIDMKHDLPKYLSNNTDTAIHLKSVSDIIDFNKKDSILRAPYGQQLFDGIVKDSTTLEQLEIVKVTLKLEGEKYLQALKNDKLDAILSINNYHSGIAAVSKHPTLTVPMGYKESGEPVSLTFIGQPFSERKLLEIGYAFEQLTKARKMPENYQ; encoded by the coding sequence ATGAAAAAATTACTTTTATTAGGGTGTTCGCTTTTCTTTTTAATGGCTTGTAATGAGAAAAAAGCAACCGTTTTTTTTAAAAAATATGATGAAACTTCAGCATTAGAAATGCAGCAAGATCATGAAAAGGTTAGAATGCAATTTAAATTAATTCAGTCTAAGTATTTAGATATGAATGCCGTTTTTAAGCCTTTTGAAAAAGATTTAGCTTCTTTTTCAGAAGAAAGTTATACGAGCTTAAAGCCTTTAATTTTAGAACAAGATATTCCTACGCTTCAAAAAAGTATAAAAAAAGGAAAGCTTTCGTATGAGAAACTCACACTTTTTTATTTATATAGAATTAGAAAATTTGAAAGCGATAGCATTAAATCTTTAAATGCCATTATTGCATTGAACCCGAATGTTGTTATAGAAGCAAGAGAAAAAGATAAAAATTTAAAGGAGTTATCGTCTGATTATTCAGTGTACGGAATGCCAATTTTGTTAAAAGATAATATTAATACCAAAGAAATGCCTACAACTGCAGGAGCAATTGCTTTAGCAGAAAATAAGAATACAGAAGATGCTTTTATCGTAAAAAAGCTAAAAGAAAATGGCGCCTTAATTCTAGGGAAAGTTAATTTAAGTGAATGGGCCTATTTTTTCTGTTCTGGTTGTCCTTTAGGATATTCTGCTATTGGTGGCCAAACCTTAAATCCATATGGAAGAAAAATATTTGAAACAGGAGGCAGTTCTGCAGGAAGTGGCGTTGCAGTGGCAACTAATTATGCTGTAGCTGCTGTTGGTACAGAAACATCAGGTTCTATAACATCACCTTCAAGTCAGAATTCAGTTGTGGGTTTAAAACCAACAATTGGTGTTTTAAGTAGAAGTGGTATTGTTCCAATTTCTTCAACATTAGATACTCCAGGGCCAATGACAAAAAACGTTATAGATAATGCCATTTTTTTAGATGCAATGTTAGGTTATGATAAAGAGGATTCTAAATCAATAAAAAATAAATATGATTTTAATCTATTTGATGCCTATGAATTTAATTTTGTAAAAACGAGAATAGGAGTTTTAAAACCTTTATTAACAGACTCTATTTATGCTTCTACCATTGAAAAAATAAAAAAAGCCGGAGCAGAAATAGTTGAAATTACACCGCCAGAAATTACTTTTGATGGTTTTCTTACATTATTAAATATTGATATGAAACACGATTTGCCTAAGTATTTATCAAACAATACAGATACAGCTATTCATCTAAAAAGTGTAAGTGATATTATTGATTTTAATAAAAAAGATTCTATTTTAAGAGCGCCTTATGGCCAACAATTGTTTGACGGGATTGTAAAAGATTCAACAACATTAGAACAACTAGAAATTGTAAAAGTTACTTTAAAATTAGAAGGAGAAAAATATTTACAAGCTTTAAAGAACGATAAACTAGACGCAATTTTGTCGATTAATAATTATCATTCTGGTATTGCAGCTGTGTCAAAACACCCAACATTAACGGTTCCTATGGGATATAAGGAGTCTGGAGAACCAGTAAGTTTAACTTTTATTGGGCAACCTTTTTCTGAAAGAAAATTATTAGAAATTGGTTATGCCTTTGAACAATTAACCAAAGCAAGAAAAATGCCTGAAAACTATCAATAG